One Nicotiana tabacum cultivar K326 chromosome 23, ASM71507v2, whole genome shotgun sequence genomic window, GTACAAAATCAATTAAGAGCTCCGAAAGAGCTAATTTGTTACTACACGGATAGGTAAAATTGTTCAtgacattaatattgtagtaaatctcaaaaaaaactttttgagtttcaaatatattagccaaagtggttggcatattgagactataactgaaaggaagattgaatgtTTTCATATTTCtttaatcataccgggtaaatatgaaaggttacccgatttttttctatttgtactacacaagtataagtaTGATGATGGAAtaatatgccacaagtaaactagaagtttactgcaataaatattagttggcatgactggttgaccatctcggttcaattatgatgcgaaaaattgattgagaattcacattggcatatattgaagaaatagaagattattcaagaattctcttatgttgcttattctcatgatataccagttaatattgggattgaatcccttgatttttagagcaaataaaaggtgataaatatatgagtctagtcacctgccatgtggaccttttattattatatgattttaatagatgtatctattctatggtcacatgtgcatttgttcaACTTGCAATTTGACTTTTGCAAGGTTACTTGCACAAATTATTAGAGCAAAGtttcagaatataaattatgatgatttatcttgataatactagTTTAAATtcaagttggtttagcaaaaaTTGTATGCCTCAAATTATAGCTAAActattggttatgagaacaaaacccccaaaataaaatttggtgtgagatatattatttaatatagaACAGCATTTGTatgcatctagccaagttatgaaaatttctccctatcacaatcggttcagggtcaggaaccaaataatttccatctagaaatatgaatgtattatatgatttaattatgccaccacaatgcacaaagatgggttcccaaagaaggttgaaatttgttggtgatcccaatattagggggagaaaatgggcagctgagaaagcaatacgtggaatgaattattatgaatacatatagatcctcgtataaaaaaaatatgaacttgaagttcaagtgataattcatttgcaaattaTTGCAGACGCATTTgttgacccaaagctaaatgttaTATTTCAGCtgttaatgctccaaatagaataacgTCTTTGATGGACATATTTTATGGCACGCATATAGtgtaatagactaatcggttctaaagatgaaactccttgaagaaggagatgagcaaatgttcaagatggtcataataaggaggcaagtactctagaagagcaccacgacataacacttcataagacctcatgagAGAGGCTCAgatacctgaaaataatgagataaagagatctcagtaagttatgtctttattgggtaataatgaAACCGATATAGAATGATCGTCAACGATGTTGTTAATATAATATaacgctcaatattattaatattcaCGAGGATCTTGAGATCAAATCTGTCATGGAATGTAGACAAATAAATAAttggccaaaataaaaaatacgcaatcaagattgatttcacctaaaaaatatgaagttggacggatagtcccaacacctgaaagtataaagccagtggaggtataaatatgcaaagacgacttgtgtcataagaagatttgtaaatatcctcacattgattatatatagacatattctcctgtggtTGATGtagtcatttcaggttttaatctggtaatacatgaaaaacttgatatacgtataatggaaatcattgaaggatttaaattgttctgaagtatattaaggtttccaagaaatttattaaataaagtttcaaaaatccttatacggattgaaacaatcagggcgcatgcagtataatcgcctgagtgagtacctgttgaaagaagggtacaagaatgattcaatttgtccttgtgtctttataaaacgatctgaatttgttataaccgccgtgtatgttgatgatttaaatatcattaaaACTCTtggggagcttcctaaagcagtagactgtttaagaaagaatttaaaatgaaagatattggaaagataaaattttatcgtggtctacaaattgagtatataaaatatgaaatttttgtccatcaataaacatacactgaaaatattttaaagcgattctatatagATAAAGCACATctattgagtaccccgatggttgtgagatcactcgatataaataaaacaTCCATtctgacctcatgaaaataatgaacaaccttttggtcctgaagtaccatatcttagtgcaattggtgcactaatgtatcttgctaacactacaaggcctgacataaatttttcagttaatgtcttagcaagatatagctttgctcctacaaggagacattggaatggaatcaaacaaaTATTGCGGTATCTAGAAGGGACTACCGAtttgggcttattttatggctatgtgtttacatgggAGGCACTACCATATCTtagcgatcgactaagcaatcaatgactacttcatctaatcatgctgagataattgctattcatgaagcaagttgagaatgtgtatggtcgaggtctataatacatcttatttgAGACAAATGTAGTTTGAAGCGTgataaactacccacaattttgtataaagacaatgcagcatgcatagcccaattgaaaggaggattcataaaaggagatatgACAAGGCACATTTCactaaagttatttttcacatatgatcttcaaaagaatggtgatatcaatgtgcaacagattcgttcaagtaatagtatgactgatttgttcaccaaatctctaccgacatcaaccttcaagaaactaatgTACAAAATTGTGATGCGAAGGCTCAGGGatatgaattgatgctctcatcagggggagttaatacatGTTGTACacttttttccttacaagattttgtcccaTAGGGTTTTTCTTGTAaaatttttaacgaggcaaccaaaaagcgtatttctagacatgtgtactctttttccttcattatgATTTTTTTCCCATAAgattttttctaataaggttttaacaaggcacattatctatggacatccaagggggagtgttataagaaaattaaattctAGTGGACGTTtactcttctccattatctcCATAACTCCCAATACTCTAATAATTATGGAGTTATGATTGTAACTCCATAACCTCCTCCATGATCTtcctctcaaatgcttaatgacatgttcaatgacatattttgcaatagtgattcttcacttttcatgcatatataaaggccttgtaatagataggaataaatatatacaattgaaaaagaaaatttcttctttctctctatcttcatttcttgttcatgctttactaaattgtttttatttcataacaatatattttgttcatgttttactaaattatttttatttcataataCTGTTACATTTTTCTTGTCTTTATCTTGATTATTTTCTAGACACGAAAGTTATTGTTACACTTTAACCAAAGAAATTCAATGgagaaatcaatctattaagctGCCTTAGGAAGCCTAACAATAGAGTCTAGACAATCAATACGACCCGGAGGGCCGCATTTGTTATTACCAGAGCAATTACTTGAAAACTCGCGTCAACTATGAAACTTCGAGTCGCATAGGGGTGAATCCAAAGCATTACGTACGTAGCTTTTGCTCACTcataccttgtatatatattaaaaagtttattaaatatttataaaaattaaactgTGAATCCAATTGTTATTATATATAAATTTGAGATCATTATAGGAACctataaattttaaattctagATCCGCCTTTGAATGCACGAGGTGCTTCATTGTTGCTGAAAGGTGCCATTTTTTCTGGCACAACTAACGCTATCATCCAATATCTCCTTCATCCCATACTTGTACACGAAACCGTTGTCAACAAGCTTTTTCGATCCCCATTTAATTTCTCTCTTGGGGTCATTCAAGTACCTGGAATGAGAAATTTTTGCCGAAGGAATTAAGAGGAAAAAACATAATTAGAAAAAATTCCATTCAAGATAGAGTAGGTTCTCTCCATATGCAATTCAAATTCATATTCTTCGGACTACTCAAATTTGAATTTCTTTCACTAAATcttcttaaatattttaaatgcaaaaaattcatcgtgtttaaaatttgaattaaattctaaatattgaaaataaaatttcaatGAAACTAATAGTACACCCGTATTTACCTCTAAATTATTTTGTCATTTATTGACCTTAGAATGACACTATGTTTGAGGCAAAGGAAGTAAGTAATGCATAAGGAGTTAacaagttttatatatatatatatatatatagacattaTATCTAATTTTAGGGTGGAGGTAGGCTCTGTAACAGCCTCCAAATACATAAACACTCACAATTATAAAGGAAGACTGATTATTCAAATTCATAACCAAAATATTGAAAAAGTTATAGCAGGATAGAAGAATAGTAACCTAAAAGAAGGGGATGAGAAGCAGAGGATACAGAATATGAAATAAGAAATAGACGACAAACCTTTACTATGTCAACAACATAGCATACCTAATTTCACCTAACCTTTACTAGTTTTTCATTTGCCCATTTCCTTCCTCGCGTGTCCCTATCTTCGGTTCCACatataattttctaattttccCAATGTGCCCTTCATAAGgttattttcattcataacagGTTCTAATATATGAATTCGATAAAATCCAATAGTTTTGAGTACCCAAACCCTTTATAAGTGTAAAGAAATTTACTAACATGtacaaaaattaaattcaaaactCAATTACTAACACTTGAGATTACTGTCTTAGAACCAAAAATCCATTAAGTTCAAATGTTGAATCTGCCTCTAAAGTTAGTTACACTTTTTATCAAGTCACAGCTAATTAAATCATATAAACTTATATTGTAGTTACTTCACAAGGGACTTGAGTGTgcaaatacttttaatactaaaAATAGGGCAACCCGGTACACGAAGCATCCGTGCtcacgcagggtccggggaagggttGTATCATAAGGGGTGTGATATAGGAAACCTACCCTGATACAAGTATCAATGGCTGAtttcacggcttgaacccgtaATCTAAGTCACACAGGTTTCTATTCACTTATAAGACTATCGATGCataaaacttaaaattaatgGACAATGAAAGGTTTGACGATCTTACTCTTGGTTGAGATTAAACTCTGGATAATTCCGTTGGTAATAACAGCCAATCTCTGCAGAAGAAACAAAGGAGCTAGCCAACAAGAAACGGCCATTGACTGCAGCTTTGATGGAGAACAAGTGAGCTTCACATACATCTTCAATATGCACAATTGGCACTTTTCCTATAAGCTCTTCTAAAAACTTGAGTGTATTATAGAGACTTTTCTCTTGAGGGCTCAACAGTGACAAGAATAAGGCAGTACTTGTTGGGGTATAAGGTAAGTAAGTGTCTCCACCCACAAGACCGCAACATAACGTCACTACCTCCATATCCTCCTTCCCAAAGTTCAACATTTCTTTCTCAGCTAGCATCTTTGACTCTACATAATCCTATTATTATAAAGAGTTAAGTTATATGCACTGATATTATAACGATATTTACATAATCATATCACTAACTTATAAGATAACTACAGTAAACATTTCATCATAACTATTAATTGGCTAAATTACTAGATATAGCATTAACCCGATACATGTTAAAATGTACTGATAttgcaaaaattataaaaaagttTGACATGTCATTTTTAATGTAATTACAAGTAAATTTTAGTGAATAAGCattatattaattactaatttgaTAAAAATGATATTAATAGCCTGTTTAGCCAAACTtttaaaatcaacttattttgagaaatgtttttctcaaaagtacttgcGGTAAGAAACAGTTTATATTTGACTAATGAATTTGAAAAACAATTTTGAGCAGCAATTAATGTCTGATCAagctcttaaaaaatatttttaagtatatttttctcaaaattgcgtttcaaaaaagtattttattgCAGCAATAAGAGCTTTATTGCAGCATATAGGAAGGTAAATAAATACATTAGGCTCACCCTAAGCCCCTGATCGGCATAAGGATTTGAGAAATTGAGAGGTGTCCAACACGTTTCATCCATCAAATCCTTGAAATTAGTCCCATCATCCTTCAATGGAGAAGCAGCAACCACTGAGGCAGTATAGATAAGCTTCTTTACTGTCCCAGATTTAAGGCAACTCATTCCAATTTTCTTCACTGCAGCAATTGTAGCCTCAGTTCTATTTTTGTACTGTATCATAAGACCCCAAAAACAAAAaactaaattattaaaaaaaaaaaaagagaagaaaaagaaaaaaattccatAATATTTGATCTTTTCCTTCTTTTGTCAATTTCTTGTAGTCTTAAACAAATCCTAGTAGTAACTATATATAATAGGGGCTAGTTACCGGATTGAACATTTAAATTTGATGAGTTAATATTTGGGATTTTTAGTTTTGAGTCCATTGAACTCATGAATGGTGCTGAGGAAGCCACATCCCCACCAAATCACAATGGATTTAAGTTATACtccccgtttcaatttatgtgaacctatttcttttttaatccgtgccaaaaagaatgaactctttccctatttggaaataatttacctttatgcaatgatttatagccacacaaaatatatgtgactcattttacaccataaatttaaaagtcttctctcttttcttaaactccgtgcccagtcaaatgagttcacataaattgaaacggaggaagtatATATTAATAGCGTATGATACTTTTCTTACTATCAATATAATTTAATAGGTTACAACAGGTTTTTTTGTTACCATACCAAGTTTACTTTTAAGAGTGACATGTCATTTATTCAAATTAACCTATCgtataaaaaataaattctacACAGTCAGTAGGGATGTCAAATAGGCGGGTTGGACAGATTTTGGGCGAGTCAAAATGGATTGAGTCAATAATTGGGCTGATCAAATTACTCGTCCAAAAGTTACTTGGGCTAAGATGAGTTGGTTCAAGATGGGCTAAAATTCGGGTCATAGCCCAACTTATCAAACTCTTTTCAACCTTTACTTAATATGTGTTGTCTTCGTATGAATTGTCTAATTACTAAATaaggtatttttttcttttgttatggtcatatataatatatatcaaacaaaaaaaaatatttttaagatatttgaacaaagttactcatggatcaatttggCTTAAAATTGGCTCAACTTTAAATGAGTTAAGATGTGTTGGATCAAGATGAGTTAAGTTCAATAAATAAGCGGATCAATAACCATCCCAACCTTGAACGGGTTGGGCTTTGGCCAAATTTGACGGCCTAATAGCCTGTGCACAAAATTTAAGCTCAATCAAAATTGGGGATAAGAGGGATGGATGAGTGGCATAGGTGGAAAGGGAGAGGGAGGACAAAACATCATACGTGAAATCCGTCAGAATGCAACAAAGGGGTAGCAACGTGGAAAACGAATTCACAGCCTTGAATAGCCTTCTCAAACTCTTCTGGTTTGTAAATATCAGCTTGAAATAACTTTAGTCTTTTATCTGCACCAGGGAAGCTCTTTAACAGCCCCACCTTTGATTCATCCTCTGCACACGTCAGTGAAGTTAATTAGATCATTGACAAAATTCAGTCGGGTGTGTGTCGGATTCTctaaaaattttatatttttaaaagatcCGACACGAGTGCAGCAAAAAATTCGAGgagtaaaagaaattaaaaacatACCTAAGTTCCTGAGGGTAGCGTGAACGGTATAGCCTCTATCCAAAAGTTTCTTTACAAGAGAAGAACCTATGTACCCTGCACCTCCTGTAACACAGACCATACAGTTgcttttcttctccatttttgcTTTATCTCTTCCTCAGCCATTTCGCTCTATTTATATGGGAAATCTAAATGATTAAATAGAGTAGCTAGATATAATAATTTTTAGCCTTGTGCTTTTTGTCATATTGTATGATCTAGTCAATACGCAGTATTACAGAAAACGACAAAGTGCCACATGATTTATACCATATGTTTTAGTATACTTGCATTGgcggttttaataaaaaataaaaaatttacagTGCAACTTAAAAGTCTTATCGAAGGGCATTGGCTGTTAGGAATTACATAATTTTTTTATGTTAAGTACCAATAATTGAGGATTAAAATTATAAATCTTGATAGTGTAAACAAAACACTGAAATGTCAATGCTCGCTGAGTTGGTATGTTATATATGAACCGATAGAAAATAATGGCCCACCAAACTACgtagagaatcaggttctctataAGTTCTCACAGAACGCACGCACacaacagtaaataaatgacacaacggaattttacgtgaaaaactcttAGCTCACAGGATAAAAAATCACGatctacccttgtaggatttcaacttcactactgagcaaactttagattacaacctattgtaacctagaaattaacctcttaatccctcactaacttgtaacaactctattacaagccactttgtaataactctattacaaagacatacaacttgactaactctagccaagacacaaacataAGGCTTATGATTTTACAAagatttcctacacaatgcttctaactaagataagtaggaattacaagtaaagtgctttaacaaaggtgcaacacaactaaggacatgtaatGACTCAATACAAGAAACTGGTCCTTCGTTATGTTGTTCTTTATTCTTGATGCCCTTGAGAATCACTTGCAAGATTGACACAAACTTGAGAGAATGCTTGATCGATTCTTGAATGTGCAAGTGTTTTGTTTACCTTTGCTTGATGTTAATAActcatttgtgacatcacttgaatgatgcaagcaagttaggtaaagggcattccccataaagtcGACTGCTGAACTGTTTTTGTACTGTTGCGTGAGTAGACAACAACTTTACAGCTGTAAGGAGTTGACTTGTACAGTCACCACGGGAACTGGTGGCCATCTGTTTCCTCTGTTGTTCCTTTGACTTTGAAGAGTTGAACCACGTCCCCGAACTGTGACTTGTTGTTCTTTAAGTAATTgaggatgtgtaacaggttccttatctaattcttatcattaagtttgttagatcatcaaaacata contains:
- the LOC107792753 gene encoding NADPH HC-toxin reductase 1, yielding MEKKSNCMVCVTGGAGYIGSSLVKKLLDRGYTVHATLRNLEDESKVGLLKSFPGADKRLKLFQADIYKPEEFEKAIQGCEFVFHVATPLLHSDGFHYKNRTEATIAAVKKIGMSCLKSGTVKKLIYTASVVAASPLKDDGTNFKDLMDETCWTPLNFSNPYADQGLRDYVESKMLAEKEMLNFGKEDMEVVTLCCGLVGGDTYLPYTPTSTALFLSLLSPQEKSLYNTLKFLEELIGKVPIVHIEDVCEAHLFSIKAAVNGRFLLASSFVSSAEIGCYYQRNYPEFNLNQEYLNDPKREIKWGSKKLVDNGFVYKYGMKEILDDSVSCARKNGTFQQQ